ACGGTTACGGAAGAGAAATGTGACTTGGTAGAGGTGGTAGTAAATAAATATAACCCAGTAGAAAATCTACTGGGTTATATTTATTATAATTATTACATTTGTGCTAAAGCATCTTCTGCTGCTAAAGTTAATGGATAAGATGTTGGACCAGCTGTTAATAACGGGTGAGTCCCCACTTGCATTTTTATCAAATCTTTTATATTTACTTCTTTTTGAATTGCTAAACTCACAACATTTATCAATTCACCAACACTCTTTCCACCAACCATTTGAGCACCTAATAACAAACCACATTCTTTTGAGAATATTAATTTCAGTGATATTTTTGATGCATCTTCAAATTTTCCAGGATGTCTATCAATAACCTCTGCTCTACCTACTATTATATCAAATCCTTCTTCTTTTGCCATTCTCTCTGTAATACCTGCAGCTGCAAATGTTTTACTTCCTATAACTGTTGAATATACATTTAAAGAGCCTTTTACTGTTCTCAATAATTTTAATTTATATAAATTATTTGCAGCAATTCTTGCATCAAATACTGCTGCAGATGCTAACATTAATCTTGATGGTTTTCCAGTGAAGAAATCTTTATGTTGTACACAATCTCCAGCAGCATAGATATCCTCTACAGATGTTCTCATATAATCATCAGTTTCTATATATCCTAATTCTGTAACCTTTAATCCCATTTTTTTAGCTAATTCTGTATTTGGTTTATAGCCAGTTGCTAAAATTACTACATCTGCTGGTATTTTTTCACCATTATCTAATATTACTTTTTCTACTTTTTCATTTCCGTATATTTCTTTTACTATAGTATCAGTTAATACAGTTACATTATCATTTTCAATTTCTTCTTTTGCAATATCTCCAAAATCAGAATCAAAAGATGCTGGCAATAATGAATCCCTTGCTTCTATTAATGTTACATTTTTCCCTGATTTTTTTATTTCATCAGCTACTTCTACTCCAATAAATCCTCCACCAATAATAACAACATTTTCAGCATTTTTTATTTTTTCGTGAACTGTACCTAAATACTTGTAATTTTTTGGTATAGTATATACATTTTCTAAATTATGACCAGGTATTGGAATAATAAACGGTGTTGATCCTGTTGCAATAACTAATTTTTCATAATAATATTCTTTTCCTGATTTTGTAATTATTTTCTTTTCATCAATATTGCCATCTACAACTTCATCAATTAATAATTCTATATTCATAGCTTTAAATTTTTCTTCAATTCCCATATAATCGCTTTCAACATTTCCAAGAGTATGAAAAATATATGGTATTCCACATGGAACTAATTCTTTTTCTAATTTCTTTATTATTAATATCTTCTTATCCTTATATAATTTCCTTGAAGAAATTGCAGCAACCAATCCGGCCGCACTACCTCCAATAACTACTATATCATATTTCATTATAACACCTCCAAAAGTTTGTTATTTTTTTATCAATGTATAATAAAATTATATCCTTAATTTTGACATTTTTATTCTATCAAAAAATGTATATATATACATAAAATATATATTAAGGATTATAAAGTTTATATTAAAATTAGAATATTATAAATTTCTAATATTTATTTATTTATAAATATTTTATTTTTCTGAAATATAATTAATAAAAATGATATAATATATTAGGGAGGTGGAATTATGTGGTTATTAATTTCTGATACTCATGACAATATTCATAAAATGAAAGAAGTAGAAAAAATAATTGAAAGAGAAAATATTACAGCGGTTTTTCATTGCGGGGATTTCGTTGCACCATTTGTATTACCATACATAATTAAAGATGGTATAGATTTTTATGGTGTTTTTGGTAATAATGACGGTGAAAAATTATTATTAAGTGAAAGGTCAAATAGAAGAATATTACCTGGTCCTAGAGAAATAAATATTGAAGGTAAAAAAATACTAATGATGCATGAACCTTATGCTTTGCGCGCTGCTGAAAAAAGTGGTCTATATGATTTTGTATTTTTCGGGCATACCCATGAAATAGTGAGTAGAAAAGAAAATGGAACTGTTGTTGTAAATCCTGGTGAAGGCTCTGGATGGCTTAGCGGAAGAGCAACAATAGCATTAATTGATCCTGTTGATAAGGAAGTAAATATATTGGAAATATGAAAACAAAAAAGCTCCCTTTAGGGAGCTTTAATTAATACTATGGAGCGGAAAACGGGATTCGAACCCGCGACCCCCTGCTTGGCAAGCAGGTGCTCTACCACTGAGCTATTTCCGCATACATAATAATTTGGTGCGCGAGGTGGGACTTGAACCCACACGGGTAAATCCCACTGGATTCTAAGTCCAGCGCGTCTGCCAATTCCGCCACTCGCGCGTTGGCAGAGATATAAAAAACTGGTGACCCGCCTGGGACTCGAACCCAGGGCCCCTTGATTAAAAGTCAAGTGCTCTACCGCCTGAGCTAGCGGGTCACGCTCAATCACGATTATTATTATATATCATTTTTTTCATTTTGTCAAGTTAAGAAAAGATTTTTTTATTTAAGAAAAGGAGAATTTTATTTTTCTATATATTTAATCTAAACAAGTAATATCGATTTAGTAATTTGATATTATCATTATATATAAAACAATATTTATTATTATATATCATAAGTATTTTCTAAATTTCAAATAAGCTATTGTAATTTTTTTGTAATAATATAGTGATATAATATGACTAATAGGTCATATGACTATATGGTCATAAGGAGTGATAAAATGCCTAAAAAAACTTTTTTTAACCTTCCTGAGGAAAAGAGAAAAAAAATAATGGATGTTGCTCTTGAAGAATTTAGTAACAATTTATTCTCTAAGGTCAGCATAAATAAAATCGTGGAAAAGTCTGGAATATCTAAAGGAAGTTTTTATCAGTATTTTAATAATAAGAAAGACTTATACAAATATATATTAGATCAAATATTTAAATTAAAAATGGAATATTTATCAAATGCAATAAAAGGAAGAGATACAAATGATTTTTTTGAATCATTTGAAGCCATGATAGAAGCAGGTTTTAAATTAACTTTAGATTATCCATTATATGCAAAAATTGGACAAAATTTTATGTTAGAAGATGAAAAGCTTATAGCTGAAATTACTGGAGAATATTCTACTCAAGGAGACGATTTTGTTTTTTCATTATTAAAAAAAGCACAAGATAATGGTGAAATATATGAGCATATTGATTTAAAATTGGTCTCTTTTCTAATTTCTAAAATATCTCTTTTTATATTAGATTATATAAAAATTAATAATGAAAGTATGGATTATGGAAATATTAAAAATATTCTTAATGATTTTATGTTTATCATTAAAAATGGAATAAGGAGGGGTAAAGATGATTAAAATTAATAATTTGAAAAAGTATTATGGAAAGCATAGGGGAATTGAAGATGTTTCATTTGAAATTAAAGAAGGAGAAATATTAGGATTAATTGGACCAAATGGTGCAGGAAAAACAACAACTATTAGAATATTAACTGGATTTTTAAAACCTGATAGTGGAGAAGCTTTAATAGACGGTAAAAAAATGCCATATGAAGTAGATTTCGTTAAAGAAAATATAGGTTATATTCCTGGTGAAGTAAATTTTTATGGTGATATGAAGATATCAGAATTTTTAGAATTTAATAGATCGTTTTACAAGAACATAGATAGAGAATATGAAAAAGAAATTATTGAATTATTAGGAATTGAAGTAAATAAAAAGTTTAAAGCTCTATCTCTTGGAAATAAGAAAAAAGTAGCTATATTACAAGCTTTAGTTCATAAGCCTAAATATTTAATTTTAGATGAGCCTACTAATGGTTTAGACCCATTAGTTCAACAAAAATTCTATGATTTAATAAAAAGGCATAAAGAGATGGGGGCAGTAATCTTATTTTCATCTCATATATTATCAGAAGTAGAAAAATTATGTGATACATTTGCAATGATTAAAGATGGATCTGTAGTAAAATCAGGTTCAATAGAAGGATTAAAAGATATTTCAAAAAAGATCATAAACGTATATAATTTAAAATTCATTGATGAATTAAATAAATATAAAAACTCAAAAAATAAAAATACTTATACATTTGATGTAAAAAATTCTGAATTAAAAAATTTCTTAGAAGATTTAGTAAAAACAGATTTTTCTGATATAGAAATTAAAAACCCTGCTTTAGAAGATATTTTCTTAGAGCTATATAAATAAGGGGGGTGCTGATATGAATTTAATAAAAAAAGAATTTAAGTTTAATTTTAAAAATCTTTTTATCTGGATTATAGTAATTACTTTATTTAATTTAATGTTTATAAGTTTATCTGATATTATAAGCGAAGAAAATTCAGCTTTTATGAATTTATTAAAAAGAATGCCAAAAACTTTTCTTGATGCTTTTAATATGGATCCAGAGACATTATTAAGACCTGAAGGAATGTTAGGTACTGAAGGTATGACCTTTATGTTCATATTTTTTGGATTATATGCATCTATGTTAGCTAGTAAACTATTCGCAGGAGAGTATGATAATAAGACAATAGAATATTTATTAATAAAACCATACTCTAGAAATAAAATATTCTCACATAAGGTTTCAATAATATTAATCAACACAATAATATTATTTTTAGTTTTTTTAGGAACTGAATTCTGGTTCTTCAATCAATTTGTTGAGAGAGATTTTAGTAATAATGTTTTATTTGCATTTGCTCTTTATTTATTAGTTATAGAATTCTTTTTTGCTGCTATAGCAACATTAATTTCAACTCTAATTAAAACAAGAAAATTAACTAATTCAATATCATTAGGATTATTATTTTTTATGTATTTTGGATATACTGTTACCGAAGGGGTACAAAACACAGAATTATTAAGGAAATTAAGCGTATTTTATTATATTCCAGTTAGAGATACTTTAAAAAACGAAACCGTATATTTATTAAACTCATTTATTATTATTATCATTGCATTTATAGTTTTCTTTGTTTCTCAGAAGATTTTTGAGAAACAAGATATAAGCGTATAGGGGGTGCTGATATGTTATTAAAAAAAGAATTAAAATTTAATTATAAACCATTTTTAATATGGACTATTGTTTTGTTATTTTTCTCTGCCATGATTGCTCCATTTGTAAATGTGATAATGGAAGATGCGAATTCCTTAAAAGATTTTATTAATTCTATGCCTAAATTTATGCTAAAACTATTTAATATTGATGAAAATTTTATTACTCCAGAAGGATTTTTTAGTGCTAAAGTTATGATGATGGCTGAAATATTTGCAGCTATATTTGCTGTGATTTTAGCAGCAAATGTTTTTGTTGGTGAATTTGAATCAAAAACAATAGAATATATATTAACAAAGCCTTTTTCTAGAAATAAAATTTTTATGAAAAAAGTTCTTACTTTGTTTATTTATTACACTCTATTTGCTCTAATATTCTGTATTTCAGTATTATGGTTATTTAGTATATATGTAGATTATGATTATAATTCTTCTATATTAGCTGGATTCGCATTATACTTATATGTAATAGAAATTCTTTTTGGATCTTTAACTATATTGTTTTCTGTTATATTCCAAAGTTCCTTTATTACTATATCTACTACAATGGGATTTTTTTTAATAATGTTTGTTGCAGACATGCTTGGAAATGTTGATGAAAAATATGAATGGATAAGAAATTTAACGTTATTTAAATACATTCCTTTAGGTGATACTGTTAAGTATACTAAGGTGTATATAGGTAATTCAATACTATTCATTATATTAGGAATTATTATTACAATCATTGCAGGAAAAATATTTGAAAAAGAAGATATATTAATTTAGGTGCTATGCACCTTTTTTATTTTAAAGGTGTATAATATAACTAGGAGGTGATAATATGAAAAAAATTATTATTATATTATTAGTTATTATTAGTGTAATTGGCTTTTCAGTAAAATCCGACATTGTTCCTCAACATAATGAGGGTTTCTTTGTTAATTTTGAAAGTATTGGATTTTCTTTTTCAAACATGGAAATTTCCACAGCTCCCTTACTAGATATTCTTGGTGTATACAACTTAGGGTTAAGATACTATCTATATGAAAATATGATTTTTTCATTAAATGGAGGTGTAATTGATCCCTTTGTATTACCTTCTTATTTTGGAGAACCAAGGCCAACTGACGGATACCTATACCTATATTATTTAAATACATATAATCATAATAATTTTAATTTTGGTAATTTTTCTTTAAAAACACATATTCAACCATCTATTTATGGTTTTTTAATAGATTTCGGATATGATCCAATAGGTTTAAATGCTGTTACTATTAGAGGTTTTTCTCAATTGGGCTATTATTTAACTGATAATTTAGAATTATTTGGAGGAATTGAGGGTGGATATTTAATAACAATAAACGTAAATCCAGATCCTAATGATCCTGACTTTAATGCTTTTGTTGCTAGAGCTAGAGAAGAATCATTGTATTCATTAGGACGCAGTGGTATTAGGTTTTATTCTGGAGATGTGTTTGGCGTAGAATTAGGGTACAGGATTACTATAATTGATGGTATATTAAAATTTTTACAAGGATATAATGCTACAGATTATATATATAATTCATTCAGTCTTACTTCTATTTATTCAAGCATATTAGATGAAGAAGATCCATTAAAAAATATAAATATTCCATTTATTACTACAGACTATTATCTATCTTTTACAGTTAAATTCTAAGGAGGAAAAATATGAAAAAAATTATCACTTTAATATTATTATCTTCAATATTTATACTAAATTCATGTTCAGCATTATTTCCATCAACAAAACCTTTAAAAGTTGGAGATGTTGTGATATCTCAAATAGATAAAGATGCTATTATAGAAAAAACTGATAATTCATATGCTGATATTATTAAAAAATTAAAGAAAAAAGATATATTAATTGTTTTTGATGGTGTTTTTGTTGGTAATGACTCATCTAAATTTGTTGGTTATAAAAAAGCCAATTTAAATGCTAGGAAACAACTTGAAGAATATTTAAATTCAAGAAAAGAAATAATAACTACTAAAGTAAATAATTATATGGAAAAATTAAATAATAAAGATAGTATTATAATTGAAAAAATTATAAATTTAATTTCAAAGAATTCTTTAATTTCAGCAAAAGAAGTTGCTAAATATTATGTTGTGAAAGATAATAACATTGAATATCATTCCGTTATAGTATATGATCCACTTATGATAATAAACACAATAGAAAAATCTCCTATTTTAAATTATGTAGAAAAAGCCGGTGGTCAATCGAAAGAGTTAATTGATTTACTATATGAATCATTAAAATAATATATAAGTTGCCCTTTCATTTGAAAGGGCATTTTTTTTAAGGATTTTATACGTCTATTATTGAAAAATATATTAGACTATATATCGTGTGGTGATTATATGAAAAAAGTATTTTTTGCATTAATTATATTATTAAATATATATATTTTTTCAAATATTACTATTCCAGCAACCATTAGCTCAAATGATATGATTTTTTCATTAAAAGATTTAATACCAAATATTGAAAATGACAGAACTTTAGCATTTTTTTCAGAAAACACACTTACATATGAATCATCTAAATTAAAAAATATAATTCTTTCAATTACTGATGAAACTGATATTAGTTTTGAATCAACTTTAATAACTATTATGTATGAGCCTATTAGTTTAAATGGCGATGATTCAAATAATTACAATGCCGAAAACATTTTAATAGAAAATAATTTAACAGAAAACATTTTAAAAGATTATTTTGTCGATATGTTATACAATGAATCTCCAAATGCTACTATCAACGAATTTGAAATAAGTAAATACATGAAGGATACACTGATTTCAACAATTTTGAGTTTGGATTATAGAAGATCAATGAATAATATATTCGGAAATTTTTTAGTTTTAGATGAAACCAAATTAAAAAAATATATTTCTTTCAAAGCAAATGTTTCTAATTTCGATTATGTATATGTAGCAAAAGAAAATATTGACTTCAAAACTCCTTTAAATAACAATATTTTAGAAAAAAAGTTAATTGATATATATTCTTTAAATATGTCACCATTAAAAATAAACGATAATAATATTATGAAATACTATGCTAATAGAACTATTAGAAAAGGTGAAATTATATTTGAAAATTCCGTAAAAAAAATACCTGATGTTTCTGCTGGTCAAGTTATTCCTTTAGAAGTTTATTTTGATGGTGTTAAGGTCTTATCTTGGGTAAAAGTATTGAATGATGCTTTAATTGGAGAAACAATTATGGCAAGAAATGAAAAAACTGGAGTATTAATAAACGGAAAATTATTTCCTGGACCAAAATTAATAATTGATATAGGAGGGTATTAAAATGAAAAGGATTTCGATTTTTGTTATTGTATTATTAACTCTCACAATAGCATTTAGTGATTCGTTGTGGAAAAAAGCAAAAACCAATAATCTATTATCAAACCCAGAAAAAAACTATAATGTTGGAGATATAATTACAGTTGCTGTATCAGAAAATCCTTCATTAAGTCTTTCTGATAATAATCCAGATCCATTTTCTGGAGTTATGGGAACTGTGGGTTCTATATTTAATACTATAGGAAATATAGACTTAATGAAATTCTTACCTTTAGGTGCAAATAAACCTGAAGATGTTAAGGTGTCTAATAAAACATTATCAGCAAAAAGCGATGCTAAAGTTAACTTATATGTTTCAGCAAAGGTTATTGATGTTTTAGATAATGGCATAGTAAAAATACATGGAGAAAAGGAATTTAAGGTAGAATCGCAGAAAAAAATAATGATAATAGAAGGTTATGCAGATGTATCATATATAAAAGATGGAATAATAGATTCAAAGAATTTGGCAGAAGCTAAAATTTGGTATCAAGGCGATACAGATTTACAAAAAGATCCTAACAATAAAACATGGTTAGCTTGGTTATTATCTGGAATTTCTAATTTATTCTTCTAAGGAGTGATTAAGTTGAAAAAGTTATTTATCATATTATTCTTAGTATTTTCATTATCATTATTTTCTGCAGTACGTTTAAAAGATATTGCATTTTTTAGAGGTGCAAGAGATAATCAATTATTTGGTATTGGAGTAGTTACTGGTCTAAATGGTACAGGAGATTCAGGAAATGTAACTTCAGAATTGTTAACTAATATGATGAAAAATCTAAATATTAACATACAAAATTCATTTACTACAAAAAATTCTGCTTTAGTATTTGTATTTGCTGATATTCCTGCGTATTATAAAGAAGGAATGAGATTAGATGTTACAATTACAGCTGCTGGAGATTCTAAAAGTTTAGAAGGTGGTTTCTTAATACAAACACCTTTATATGGGGCTGATGGACAAGTTTACGCTGTAGCACAAGGTAGTGTATTAACTGGTGGTGTTGAAGTAAGTTCTACCGCTAGTCTCCAAAAAAGAAATAAAGTAGTGGGATTTATTCCTAAAGGGGCTATAGTTGAAAATGAAATACCTACAAATATTGTTTCCGATGATACTGTAACAGTATTACTTAGAAATCCTGATATTACAACAGCAGCAAGAACCGCTTTATCAATAAATGCTCAATTTGGACAAAAATTAGCTAAAGCACAAGATCCTTCGTCAATAAAAGTAAAAATACCTGATATATTTTTAGATGATTTAATTTCATTTCTTGCTTTAATAGAAGAAGTTGAAATTGATCCAGATTCAAAAGCAAAAATTGTAGTTAATGAAAAAACTGGTACTATTGTATTTGGTGGAAAGGTTAAAATTGCTGATTTTACTATTAATTATGGAAATTTTGTTATTTCTGTTGATAATGGGAAAGTTGGAGATAGTGAAGCAACAATATACAATTTAGTAAATGCTTTAAAGGCAGCAGGCGCTACCCCTCAAGATGTTATTGCTATTATACAAAATTTATCTTCTGCAGGATATTTATATGCTGAAGTGGTGGTGATGTAATGATTTCTCCAATTACTGGTTTAAACAATTATAATTATCAAAATGCAAAAAAAGAGGATGTTGCTGCTGAATTAGTTGCTTCAGTTTTTTCAAAAGTATTTAAAGATATGTATAATACTGAAATTTTTGAAAATGATTTAATACCTAAATCAAATACAGAAAAATGGTTTAGAGAAATGCTAATTGATCAATATACTATTTCAATAGCGAAAAATAATATGAAACCATTAGTAAATGATATAATAAAAGCTTATCAAAAACCATAATCTTCGCGAAAGCGAAGATTTTTTTTATATTATTGTAACTCTATTTATCTAAAATATGATATAATAATTATAGAAAAATATTATGGAGGTGGATTATGAAAAAGATTATAGTTTCATTTTTAATTTTAATTCTATCTATTGGAATTTTTGCTAATATTTATCAAGTTATTCCAAAAGATTCTAAGTTAATTATTGTTATGAACAACACTAAAGAAGTTTATTCACAATTAAAAACAGTTCCTACATTTCAAAAAGTTTTAGATGATCCTACATATGCTGAAACTTTAATTACAGGAATGATAGATGCATATATTCAATCATTAGAGCTTGAAAGCAGCGAAGTTTATGCTGGTCTAGAGAATAATTTTGGAATTTTTGTTATTGAACCTCAAGAAAATACATATGATTTTGGAATAATTTTAGGTCCTTTGAATAATGGAGAAAAATATATTGAAATTTTTAGAAAAGTTATTAATGCTTTAATGCCTGAAGATGCGGGATTGAATTTTTCATATATTGTTAAAAAAAGTGAACTGCAAGATTATTTAGTAATCACAACAAATAAAGAAGCATATGAAAATTCCGAATTAAACTTTGTTCCTCAAAAAAGATATAATGATACAGGGATCTACGAAGAAATTAATACATCAACAATGAATGGTTATGGATATTCATATGTTAAAGACGGATACTTATATAGCAAATTTAACCTTTTAACTGATGATGAAATCGTACCTACTAATAATACATTTGATGATGAT
This genomic stretch from Marinitoga litoralis harbors:
- a CDS encoding FAD-dependent oxidoreductase, with product MKYDIVVIGGSAAGLVAAISSRKLYKDKKILIIKKLEKELVPCGIPYIFHTLGNVESDYMGIEEKFKAMNIELLIDEVVDGNIDEKKIITKSGKEYYYEKLVIATGSTPFIIPIPGHNLENVYTIPKNYKYLGTVHEKIKNAENVVIIGGGFIGVEVADEIKKSGKNVTLIEARDSLLPASFDSDFGDIAKEEIENDNVTVLTDTIVKEIYGNEKVEKVILDNGEKIPADVVILATGYKPNTELAKKMGLKVTELGYIETDDYMRTSVEDIYAAGDCVQHKDFFTGKPSRLMLASAAVFDARIAANNLYKLKLLRTVKGSLNVYSTVIGSKTFAAAGITERMAKEEGFDIIVGRAEVIDRHPGKFEDASKISLKLIFSKECGLLLGAQMVGGKSVGELINVVSLAIQKEVNIKDLIKMQVGTHPLLTAGPTSYPLTLAAEDALAQM
- a CDS encoding metallophosphoesterase; its protein translation is MWLLISDTHDNIHKMKEVEKIIERENITAVFHCGDFVAPFVLPYIIKDGIDFYGVFGNNDGEKLLLSERSNRRILPGPREINIEGKKILMMHEPYALRAAEKSGLYDFVFFGHTHEIVSRKENGTVVVNPGEGSGWLSGRATIALIDPVDKEVNILEI
- a CDS encoding TetR/AcrR family transcriptional regulator, which gives rise to MPKKTFFNLPEEKRKKIMDVALEEFSNNLFSKVSINKIVEKSGISKGSFYQYFNNKKDLYKYILDQIFKLKMEYLSNAIKGRDTNDFFESFEAMIEAGFKLTLDYPLYAKIGQNFMLEDEKLIAEITGEYSTQGDDFVFSLLKKAQDNGEIYEHIDLKLVSFLISKISLFILDYIKINNESMDYGNIKNILNDFMFIIKNGIRRGKDD
- a CDS encoding ABC transporter ATP-binding protein — encoded protein: MIKINNLKKYYGKHRGIEDVSFEIKEGEILGLIGPNGAGKTTTIRILTGFLKPDSGEALIDGKKMPYEVDFVKENIGYIPGEVNFYGDMKISEFLEFNRSFYKNIDREYEKEIIELLGIEVNKKFKALSLGNKKKVAILQALVHKPKYLILDEPTNGLDPLVQQKFYDLIKRHKEMGAVILFSSHILSEVEKLCDTFAMIKDGSVVKSGSIEGLKDISKKIINVYNLKFIDELNKYKNSKNKNTYTFDVKNSELKNFLEDLVKTDFSDIEIKNPALEDIFLELYK
- a CDS encoding ABC transporter permease subunit; the encoded protein is MNLIKKEFKFNFKNLFIWIIVITLFNLMFISLSDIISEENSAFMNLLKRMPKTFLDAFNMDPETLLRPEGMLGTEGMTFMFIFFGLYASMLASKLFAGEYDNKTIEYLLIKPYSRNKIFSHKVSIILINTIILFLVFLGTEFWFFNQFVERDFSNNVLFAFALYLLVIEFFFAAIATLISTLIKTRKLTNSISLGLLFFMYFGYTVTEGVQNTELLRKLSVFYYIPVRDTLKNETVYLLNSFIIIIIAFIVFFVSQKIFEKQDISV
- a CDS encoding ABC transporter permease — translated: MLLKKELKFNYKPFLIWTIVLLFFSAMIAPFVNVIMEDANSLKDFINSMPKFMLKLFNIDENFITPEGFFSAKVMMMAEIFAAIFAVILAANVFVGEFESKTIEYILTKPFSRNKIFMKKVLTLFIYYTLFALIFCISVLWLFSIYVDYDYNSSILAGFALYLYVIEILFGSLTILFSVIFQSSFITISTTMGFFLIMFVADMLGNVDEKYEWIRNLTLFKYIPLGDTVKYTKVYIGNSILFIILGIIITIIAGKIFEKEDILI
- a CDS encoding flagella basal body P-ring formation protein FlgA — protein: MKKVFFALIILLNIYIFSNITIPATISSNDMIFSLKDLIPNIENDRTLAFFSENTLTYESSKLKNIILSITDETDISFESTLITIMYEPISLNGDDSNNYNAENILIENNLTENILKDYFVDMLYNESPNATINEFEISKYMKDTLISTILSLDYRRSMNNIFGNFLVLDETKLKKYISFKANVSNFDYVYVAKENIDFKTPLNNNILEKKLIDIYSLNMSPLKINDNNIMKYYANRTIRKGEIIFENSVKKIPDVSAGQVIPLEVYFDGVKVLSWVKVLNDALIGETIMARNEKTGVLINGKLFPGPKLIIDIGGY
- a CDS encoding flagellar basal body L-ring protein FlgH, whose protein sequence is MKRISIFVIVLLTLTIAFSDSLWKKAKTNNLLSNPEKNYNVGDIITVAVSENPSLSLSDNNPDPFSGVMGTVGSIFNTIGNIDLMKFLPLGANKPEDVKVSNKTLSAKSDAKVNLYVSAKVIDVLDNGIVKIHGEKEFKVESQKKIMIIEGYADVSYIKDGIIDSKNLAEAKIWYQGDTDLQKDPNNKTWLAWLLSGISNLFF
- a CDS encoding flagellar basal body P-ring protein FlgI, giving the protein MKKLFIILFLVFSLSLFSAVRLKDIAFFRGARDNQLFGIGVVTGLNGTGDSGNVTSELLTNMMKNLNINIQNSFTTKNSALVFVFADIPAYYKEGMRLDVTITAAGDSKSLEGGFLIQTPLYGADGQVYAVAQGSVLTGGVEVSSTASLQKRNKVVGFIPKGAIVENEIPTNIVSDDTVTVLLRNPDITTAARTALSINAQFGQKLAKAQDPSSIKVKIPDIFLDDLISFLALIEEVEIDPDSKAKIVVNEKTGTIVFGGKVKIADFTINYGNFVISVDNGKVGDSEATIYNLVNALKAAGATPQDVIAIIQNLSSAGYLYAEVVVM
- a CDS encoding rod-binding protein; the protein is MISPITGLNNYNYQNAKKEDVAAELVASVFSKVFKDMYNTEIFENDLIPKSNTEKWFREMLIDQYTISIAKNNMKPLVNDIIKAYQKP